From the Excalfactoria chinensis isolate bCotChi1 chromosome 1, bCotChi1.hap2, whole genome shotgun sequence genome, one window contains:
- the DUSP6 gene encoding dual specificity protein phosphatase 6: MLDTFRPVPFASEMAISKSVAWLNEQLEMGNDRLLLMDCRPQELYESSHIESAINVAIPGIMLRRLQKGNLPLRALVASSEEDRERFARRCGTDTVVLYDEHSRDWNENTGGESVLGLLLKRLKDEGCKAFYLEGGFSKFQAEFALHCETNLDSSCSSSSPPLPVLGLGGLRISSDSSSDIESDIDRDPNSATDSDGSPLSTNQPSFPVEILPYLYLGCAKDSTNLDVLEEFGIKYILNVTPNLPNLFENAGEFKYKQIPISDHWSQNLSQFFPEAISFIDEARGKNCGVLVHCLAGISRSVTVTVAYLMQKLNLSMNDAYDIVKMKKSNISPNFNFMGQLLDFERTLGLSSPCDNRVPNQQLYFTTPANQNVFQVDSLQST; this comes from the exons ATGCTAGATACGTTCAGACCCGTCCCATTCGCGTCGGAAATGGCGATTAGTAAATCCGTGGCGTGGCTGAACGAACAGCTGGAGATGGGCAACGACCGGCTGCTGCTGATGGACTGCCGACCTCAGGAGTTGTACGAGTCGTCCCACATCGAGTCGGCCATCAATGTGGCCATCCCCGGCATCATGCTGCGGCGGCTGCAGAAGGGCAACCTGCCCCTGCGCGCCCTGGTCGCCAGCAGCGAGGAAGACCGCGAGCGCTTCGCCCGCCGTTGCGGCACAGATACGGTGGTGCTGTACGACGAGCACAGCCGCGACTGGAACGAGAACACGGGCGGCGAGTCCGTGTTGGGGCTGCTGCTCAAGCGCCTGAAAGATGAGGGCTGCAAGGCGTTCTATCTGGAAG GTGGTTTCAGCAAGTTCCAGGCCGAGTTTGCCCTGCACTGCGAAACGAACCTAGACAGCTCATGTAGCAGCAGCTCCCCTCCTCTGCCCGTCTTGGGCTTGGGAGGCCTTCGAATCAGCTCAGATTCCTCATCGGACATCGAGTCTGACATTGACAGAGACCCCAATAGTGCCACCGACTCGGATGGCAGCCCGCTCTCCACGAACCAGCCTTCCTTTCCCGTGGAGATCTTACCCTACCTCTACTTGGGCTGTGCCAAGGACTCCACGAACCTGGACGTTTTAGAAGAGTTTGGTATAAAATACATCTTGAATGTTACCCCCAACCTGCCCAACCTCTTTGAAAACGCCGGCGAGTTCAAGTACAAGCAGATCCCCATCTCAGACCACTGGAGCCAAAACCTGTCTCAGTTCTTCCCCGAGGCCATCTCCTTTATAG ATGAAGCGCGAGGGAAGAATTGTGGCGTCCTGGTGCACTGCTTAGCGGGGATCAGCCGCTCGGTCACGGTGACGGTGGCCTACCTCATGCAGAAGCTCAACCTGTCCATGAACGATGCCTACGACATCGTCAAGATGAAGAAGTCTAACATTTCGCCCAACTTCAATTTCATGGGTCAGCTGCTGGACTTTGAGCGGACCCTGGGACTGAGCAGCCCCTGTGACAACCGAGTGCCCAACCAGCAGCTCTACTTCACCACCCCTGCCAACCAGAATGTCTTCCAGGTGGACTCCCTGCAGTCCACGTGA